A DNA window from Anastrepha obliqua isolate idAnaObli1 chromosome 5, idAnaObli1_1.0, whole genome shotgun sequence contains the following coding sequences:
- the LOC129248275 gene encoding uncharacterized protein LOC129248275 translates to MKSLIVFCTLLALALAHPQREGAAYTNEAIRQAQQTFLIPKDAQIQNVQEGIELGAYEAIPGNQRINLFEILGDQVPSEVINNLQAQVDQIGKNK, encoded by the coding sequence atgaaaagcctCATCGTGTTTTGCACTCTCTTGGCGCTCGCATTGGCACATCCGCAACGTGAAGGTGCCGCGTACACCAACGAAGCCATCCGTCAGGCCCAACAGACCTTCCTCATACCGAAAGATGCACAAATTCAAAATGTACAAGAAGGCATTGAGCTGGGCGCATACGAAGCAATTCCCGGCAATCAACGGATAAATCTCTTCGAGATTCTCGGCGATCAAGTACCCTCAGAAGTGATAAACAATCTGCAAGCGCAAGTCGATCAGATTGGTAAGAATAAGTGA